The following are encoded together in the Pectobacterium punjabense genome:
- the fliF gene encoding flagellar basal-body MS-ring/collar protein FliF, protein MNASLTGSATGKNSFGEILNRLRANPKIPLLIAAAATIAIVVALTLWAKGPDYRVLYSNINDRDGGAIVSELTKLNIPYRFAENGGAIMIPAANVYETRLRLAQLGLPKGGAVGFELLDQEKFGISQFSEQINYQRALEGELSRTIETLGPVQNARVHLAIPKPSLFVREQKSPSSSVTLTLQPGRALDEGQINSIVYMVSSSVAGLPPDNVTVVDQTGRLLTQAGGSGRDLNAAQLKYSNEVESMYQRRIESIIAPMVGMGNVHAQVTAQIDFSAREQTDEQYQPNQPPDKAAVRSQQTSQSEQKGGPNVGGVPGALTNQPAPAPTAPITTAPNNANANNQAGQQNPNNAAGTQANSANAVIQTSNVRNDATTNYEVDKTILHTKHSTGGVKRLSAAVIVNYQPPGEDGKPVALTEDQIKQIETVAREAMGFSAERGDTLNVVNTPFMDSAEGSSELPFWQKQAFFDLLMEAGRWLLVLIVAWILWRKLVRPQLQRKSLQQEAALAAATLNKGNDDVVVNLSTSEIEQQRKSQQRVSAEMQSNRIRELAENDPRVVALVIRQWMSSEL, encoded by the coding sequence ATGAACGCCTCATTAACCGGCTCCGCTACCGGTAAAAATAGCTTTGGCGAAATACTCAACCGGTTACGCGCCAATCCGAAGATTCCGCTCCTCATCGCAGCAGCCGCGACGATTGCCATTGTCGTCGCATTGACGTTATGGGCTAAAGGTCCTGATTATCGAGTCCTTTACAGCAATATAAATGACCGGGATGGCGGTGCGATTGTCAGCGAATTAACAAAGCTGAATATCCCTTATCGCTTTGCGGAAAACGGCGGCGCAATCATGATTCCCGCCGCGAATGTCTATGAGACTCGACTCCGACTTGCCCAGTTGGGGCTGCCAAAAGGCGGCGCTGTTGGGTTTGAATTGCTTGACCAGGAAAAATTTGGCATCAGCCAATTCAGCGAACAGATTAATTATCAGCGTGCATTAGAAGGTGAACTGTCCAGAACGATAGAAACGCTGGGTCCCGTTCAAAACGCGCGAGTGCACCTTGCCATACCGAAGCCCTCACTGTTCGTTCGTGAGCAAAAATCCCCCTCATCTTCTGTCACCCTGACATTACAACCGGGTCGTGCTTTAGATGAAGGTCAAATTAACTCGATTGTTTACATGGTTTCCAGCAGCGTTGCTGGTCTGCCACCCGATAATGTTACTGTCGTCGATCAAACCGGACGCCTGTTGACTCAGGCGGGCGGAAGCGGCCGCGATCTGAATGCGGCGCAGCTTAAGTACAGCAACGAAGTCGAGTCAATGTACCAGCGCCGTATAGAATCAATCATCGCGCCAATGGTTGGTATGGGCAACGTGCATGCTCAGGTTACCGCGCAAATCGATTTTTCTGCTCGAGAACAAACCGATGAGCAGTATCAGCCTAACCAACCACCTGATAAAGCAGCTGTTCGCTCTCAACAGACCAGCCAGAGTGAGCAGAAAGGCGGCCCGAATGTAGGTGGTGTTCCTGGCGCATTGACCAATCAGCCAGCACCAGCGCCGACAGCACCTATTACAACCGCGCCAAACAATGCCAATGCGAACAATCAGGCAGGCCAGCAGAACCCAAACAATGCTGCGGGCACACAAGCTAATTCGGCCAACGCAGTCATTCAGACATCAAATGTTCGCAATGATGCCACCACAAACTATGAAGTCGACAAGACTATTCTGCATACCAAACATAGCACTGGTGGCGTGAAACGCTTGTCTGCGGCCGTTATCGTTAACTATCAGCCTCCTGGTGAAGATGGTAAACCCGTCGCGTTAACGGAAGATCAGATCAAACAGATTGAAACGGTAGCACGCGAAGCCATGGGGTTCTCTGCTGAGCGTGGTGATACATTGAATGTCGTTAACACGCCATTTATGGACAGTGCCGAAGGCTCTAGTGAACTCCCCTTCTGGCAAAAACAAGCCTTCTTCGATCTCCTGATGGAAGCGGGTCGTTGGCTGCTCGTTCTGATTGTTGCCTGGATTCTGTGGCGTAAGTTGGTCCGTCCGCAACTACAGAGAAAATCTCTGCAACAAGAAGCGGCATTGGCGGCTGCCACCCTTAATAAGGGCAATGATGATGTCGTTGTTAATCTCAGTACCTCTGAAATTGAGCAACAACGGAAATCTCAACAACGCGTTAGTGCGGAAATGCAAAGTAACCGGATACGTGAACTGGCCGAAAATGACCCACGCGTGGTTGCTCTGGTGATTCGCCAATGGATGAGTAGTGAACTATGA
- the fliQ gene encoding flagellar biosynthesis protein FliQ codes for MTPESVMALGYEAMKVALALAAPPLMAALLSGLTISLLQAATQINEMTLSFIPKILTVFFTLVIAGPWMLNLMLDYMRTLFGQLPNIIG; via the coding sequence ATGACGCCAGAATCGGTGATGGCACTTGGCTATGAAGCAATGAAAGTCGCATTGGCACTCGCTGCACCGCCTCTGATGGCGGCTCTGCTCAGCGGTCTGACTATTAGCCTCTTGCAGGCAGCTACTCAAATAAACGAAATGACATTATCGTTTATTCCTAAAATCCTAACCGTGTTTTTCACCTTAGTGATCGCTGGCCCTTGGATGTTAAACCTGATGCTGGATTACATGCGTACGCTATTCGGCCAGTTACCTAATATTATTGGGTAA
- the fliH gene encoding flagellar assembly protein FliH produces the protein MSNASKNLAWQPWQLNDLADPVSKAAPTYQVNDEPDFPDIERLNEESDQFSAEDELESLRESTMQQAREAGFAQGHQQGYDSGYQEGLAKGQQQGLQNALQQQQPIIEQMQNMVTEFQQTLDTLDSVIPARLMQLALTAAKQILGQPPVCDGNALLGQIQQLIQQEPMFSGKTQLRVHPSDLERVEQHLGPTLSLHGWRLLADSQLHPGGCKVSAEEGDLDASLATRWHELCRLAAPGEL, from the coding sequence ATGTCTAACGCCTCAAAAAATCTGGCCTGGCAGCCCTGGCAGCTCAACGATTTGGCTGATCCCGTGTCAAAAGCTGCACCAACGTACCAGGTAAATGATGAGCCTGATTTTCCTGATATTGAGCGTTTAAATGAAGAGAGCGACCAATTCTCCGCAGAGGATGAGTTGGAGTCTTTGCGCGAAAGTACAATGCAACAAGCTCGAGAAGCCGGTTTTGCACAAGGTCATCAACAAGGATATGACTCAGGTTATCAGGAAGGTTTAGCGAAAGGGCAACAGCAGGGTTTGCAAAATGCCTTACAGCAACAGCAACCGATCATTGAACAGATGCAAAATATGGTCACTGAATTCCAACAGACGTTGGATACTCTTGACAGTGTTATCCCCGCTCGTCTGATGCAGTTGGCACTGACCGCAGCCAAACAGATTCTGGGGCAGCCTCCGGTATGTGACGGTAATGCCCTGCTCGGTCAGATACAGCAATTGATTCAACAAGAACCTATGTTTTCAGGTAAAACACAATTGCGCGTTCACCCTTCAGATTTGGAGCGTGTTGAGCAACATCTTGGCCCAACGCTCAGCTTACATGGCTGGAGATTGTTAGCTGATAGCCAACTCCACCCTGGCGGTTGTAAAGTCAGTGCAGAAGAAGGTGATCTGGATGCTAGCCTGGCGACGCGCTGGCATGAACTTTGCCGTTTGGCCGCACCGGGAGAACTATGA
- the fliP gene encoding flagellar type III secretion system pore protein FliP (The bacterial flagellar biogenesis protein FliP forms a type III secretion system (T3SS)-type pore required for flagellar assembly.), whose product MAPSVWAQLPGIVTQPLPNGGQSWTLSVQTLVFLTSLTFIPAALLMMTSFTRIIIVLSLLRNALGTPTAPPNQVLLGLTLFLTFFVMSPVLNRVYDEAYLPFSQDRISMEVAIERGAEPVREFMLRQTRETDLALFTRLAEIPEIQGPEAVPMRVLLPAFVTSELKTAFQIGFTVFIPFLIIDLVVASVLMALGMMMVPPATISLPFKLMLFVLVDGWQLLLGSLAQSFYS is encoded by the coding sequence ATGGCGCCGTCAGTATGGGCACAGCTTCCAGGAATTGTGACTCAACCGCTACCTAATGGCGGACAGAGCTGGACGCTATCAGTACAGACGTTGGTTTTCCTCACGTCATTAACTTTTATTCCCGCCGCATTGCTAATGATGACCAGCTTCACCCGAATCATCATTGTATTAAGTTTGTTACGCAATGCGTTGGGTACACCCACAGCACCACCAAACCAAGTGTTGCTAGGATTGACGCTGTTCCTGACATTTTTTGTTATGTCACCGGTATTAAATCGTGTTTATGACGAAGCCTATCTTCCATTCAGCCAGGATAGAATCAGCATGGAAGTCGCCATCGAACGCGGCGCGGAACCAGTACGCGAATTCATGCTGCGACAAACGAGGGAAACCGATCTAGCTCTGTTTACAAGGCTGGCAGAAATTCCAGAAATTCAGGGGCCTGAAGCGGTGCCGATGCGCGTACTTCTTCCCGCGTTTGTGACAAGCGAATTAAAAACAGCTTTCCAAATTGGCTTTACCGTCTTTATTCCCTTCCTTATCATCGACCTCGTTGTTGCCAGTGTATTGATGGCACTGGGGATGATGATGGTTCCTCCTGCTACCATTTCTTTGCCTTTTAAACTCATGCTTTTCGTATTAGTCGATGGCTGGCAACTGCTACTTGGTTCATTAGCCCAAAGTTTTTACAGTTAG
- the fliG gene encoding flagellar motor switch protein FliG: MTLTGTEKSAILLMTIGEDRAAEVFTHLSTKEVQHLSAAMASMRQVSHQQLVEILKEFEADAEQYAALSVNAGDYLRSVLVKALGEERASSLLEDILESRDSTSGMETLNFMEPQIAADLIRDEHPQIIATILVHLKRAQAADILALFDERLRHDVMLRIATFGGVQPSALAELTDVLNGLLDGQNLKRSKMGGVRTAAEIINLMKSQQEEAVIDAVREFDGELAQKIIDEMFLFENLVDVDDRSIQRLLQEVESESLLLALKGAEEPLREKFLRNMSQRAAEILRDDLSTRGPVRMSQVENEQKAILLIVRRLADSGEMIIGGGEDAYV, encoded by the coding sequence ATGACCCTGACAGGAACAGAAAAAAGCGCCATCTTATTGATGACCATCGGCGAAGACCGCGCGGCGGAAGTGTTTACTCATCTTTCAACCAAAGAAGTCCAGCACCTCAGTGCCGCAATGGCGAGTATGCGCCAGGTGTCACATCAACAACTGGTAGAAATCCTCAAGGAATTTGAGGCTGACGCTGAGCAATATGCAGCGCTTAGTGTCAATGCTGGTGATTACCTGCGTTCTGTTCTGGTTAAAGCACTGGGTGAAGAACGCGCGTCTAGCTTGCTGGAAGATATTCTTGAGAGTCGCGACTCCACAAGTGGGATGGAAACTCTAAACTTTATGGAACCGCAGATCGCCGCAGACCTCATTCGCGACGAACATCCACAGATCATTGCCACAATTTTGGTACACCTGAAGCGTGCTCAAGCTGCCGATATCTTAGCCCTGTTTGACGAACGCCTTCGCCATGACGTTATGCTACGTATCGCAACCTTTGGCGGCGTACAGCCTTCCGCGCTGGCAGAATTGACAGATGTTCTGAATGGCTTACTCGATGGCCAGAACCTTAAACGCAGCAAGATGGGTGGTGTGCGTACTGCGGCTGAGATCATCAACTTGATGAAAAGCCAGCAAGAAGAAGCCGTTATCGATGCTGTACGCGAGTTCGATGGCGAATTGGCACAAAAAATCATCGACGAGATGTTCCTGTTCGAAAACCTGGTGGACGTGGACGACCGCAGCATCCAGCGGCTTCTGCAAGAAGTCGAGTCCGAGTCTCTGCTGCTGGCATTGAAAGGTGCCGAAGAACCTTTGCGCGAGAAATTCCTGCGCAATATGTCCCAGCGTGCAGCGGAAATTCTTCGCGACGATCTGTCTACACGTGGTCCGGTACGTATGTCGCAGGTCGAAAACGAACAGAAAGCGATACTGCTTATCGTTCGTCGACTGGCAGACAGTGGCGAGATGATTATTGGTGGCGGCGAGGATGCTTATGTCTAA
- the fliM gene encoding flagellar motor switch protein FliM: MGDSILSQAEIDALLNGDSGDSDADTNASSKTDGDVKPYDPNTQRRVIRERLQALEIINERFARQFRMALFNLLRRSPDITVGGIKIQPYHEFARNLPVPTNLNLIHLKPLRGTALFVFSPSLVFIAVDNLFGGDGRFPTKVEGREFTHTEQRVVKRMLRLALEAYGEAWNAIYKLDIEYVRSEMQVKFTNITTSPNDIVVTTPFHVEIGSLTGEFNICIPFSMIEPLRELLANPPLENSRQEDQSWRDTLAKQVQHSELELVANFVDIPLRLSKILKLQPGDVLPIDKPEKIVAHVDGVPVLTSQYGTLNGQYALRVEHLINPILNSLDNEEQPHE, from the coding sequence ATGGGCGATAGTATTCTTTCACAAGCAGAGATTGATGCATTATTAAACGGTGACAGCGGTGATAGTGACGCTGATACAAATGCATCATCAAAAACGGATGGGGATGTAAAACCCTATGATCCGAATACTCAACGGCGCGTTATCCGTGAGCGTTTACAAGCATTAGAAATTATTAATGAGCGTTTTGCTCGCCAGTTTCGTATGGCTCTGTTTAACCTACTGCGCCGTAGTCCTGATATCACTGTGGGAGGGATTAAAATCCAGCCTTACCACGAGTTTGCCAGGAATCTTCCAGTACCGACGAACCTGAACTTGATTCACTTAAAACCACTACGTGGTACCGCGCTGTTTGTCTTCTCGCCAAGCCTGGTGTTTATCGCCGTAGATAACCTCTTCGGCGGCGATGGACGTTTCCCGACAAAAGTAGAAGGGCGTGAATTTACCCATACTGAGCAGCGCGTCGTGAAGCGTATGTTACGTCTGGCACTGGAGGCCTATGGTGAAGCCTGGAATGCGATTTATAAACTTGATATCGAATACGTGCGTTCAGAAATGCAGGTCAAGTTCACCAACATTACGACATCACCTAATGATATCGTTGTGACCACACCGTTCCATGTTGAAATCGGTTCCTTAACCGGTGAGTTTAACATCTGTATTCCTTTTTCAATGATAGAGCCGCTACGTGAACTGCTCGCGAACCCACCATTGGAAAACTCACGACAAGAAGATCAGAGCTGGCGGGATACCTTAGCCAAGCAGGTACAACATTCCGAGCTGGAGTTAGTCGCAAACTTTGTAGATATTCCGTTGCGCCTTTCCAAAATTCTGAAGTTACAACCCGGCGATGTGTTACCGATCGACAAACCTGAAAAAATCGTTGCCCATGTTGATGGTGTACCCGTGCTGACCAGCCAGTATGGTACATTGAACGGGCAATATGCTCTACGTGTTGAACATTTGATTAACCCTATATTGAATTCTCTGGATAACGAGGAACAGCCCCATGAGTGA
- the fliI gene encoding flagellar protein export ATPase FliI: MTSRLGRWLSSLDSFEKRIDDTPSVRRYGRLTRATGLVLEATGLHMPLGATCLIERQNGSQVEEIESEVVGFNGQKLFLMPLEEVEGITPGARVYARVGQDSSSQGKQLPLGPELLGRVLDGSAKPLDGLPAPDTGYRAPLITPPFNPLQRTPIESVLDVGVRAINALLTVGRGQRMGLFAGSGVGKSVLLGMMARYTQADVIVVGLIGERGREVKDFIENILGTEGRARSVVIAAPADVSPLLRMQGAAYATRIAEDFRDRGHHVLLIMDSLTRYAMAQREIALAIGEPPATKGYPPSVFAKLPALVERAGNGIHGGGSVTAFYTVLTEGDDQQDPIADSARAILDGHIVLSRQLAESGHYPAIDIEASISRAMTALIDESHYASVRQFKQLLSSYQRNRDLVSVGAYAAGSDPMLDKAIRLYPYLEAFLQQGMFEQSDYDESCQALHTIFPRNE, encoded by the coding sequence ATGACTTCACGCCTTGGGCGCTGGCTTTCTTCTCTCGATTCATTTGAGAAGCGTATTGATGACACCCCTTCAGTGCGTCGTTACGGTCGCTTAACCCGGGCAACAGGTTTGGTATTAGAAGCAACAGGGCTACATATGCCGCTGGGAGCAACCTGCCTCATCGAACGGCAGAATGGCTCTCAAGTTGAAGAAATCGAAAGCGAAGTTGTCGGTTTCAACGGACAAAAACTCTTTCTTATGCCGCTGGAAGAAGTTGAAGGTATTACCCCTGGCGCGCGCGTTTACGCACGCGTTGGCCAAGACAGCAGCAGTCAAGGAAAGCAATTACCCTTAGGCCCTGAATTGCTGGGACGAGTGTTAGATGGTAGCGCAAAACCACTGGATGGTTTACCCGCCCCTGATACAGGTTATCGCGCACCGCTGATTACACCGCCGTTTAACCCATTGCAACGAACACCAATCGAAAGTGTTCTTGATGTGGGTGTCCGGGCCATCAATGCCTTGCTCACCGTAGGTCGAGGGCAGCGAATGGGCTTGTTTGCTGGTTCAGGGGTTGGTAAAAGTGTGCTGTTGGGCATGATGGCGCGCTATACTCAGGCTGACGTCATTGTCGTTGGTCTTATCGGCGAACGTGGCCGAGAAGTGAAAGATTTTATCGAGAATATTCTGGGCACGGAAGGACGAGCACGCTCTGTCGTTATTGCCGCCCCGGCTGATGTTTCTCCATTATTAAGGATGCAAGGGGCAGCCTATGCCACGCGTATTGCTGAAGATTTTCGCGATCGTGGTCATCACGTACTGCTAATCATGGATTCGCTCACACGCTATGCTATGGCACAACGTGAAATTGCTTTAGCAATTGGTGAACCACCGGCAACCAAGGGCTATCCACCGTCTGTCTTCGCCAAATTACCCGCGCTGGTAGAGCGCGCAGGGAATGGTATTCATGGAGGTGGTTCTGTCACCGCCTTCTATACCGTTCTGACAGAAGGTGACGATCAGCAGGACCCTATAGCAGACTCTGCTCGTGCCATCCTTGACGGACATATCGTACTATCTCGTCAACTCGCAGAATCTGGCCATTATCCGGCAATTGATATTGAAGCATCGATTAGTCGTGCGATGACAGCACTGATTGATGAAAGTCACTATGCTTCTGTAAGGCAGTTTAAACAGTTATTATCCAGCTACCAACGTAACCGTGATTTAGTCAGTGTTGGTGCTTACGCCGCAGGCAGTGACCCTATGCTTGATAAAGCAATTCGGCTCTATCCCTACTTGGAAGCCTTCTTGCAACAGGGTATGTTTGAACAAAGTGACTATGATGAATCCTGCCAAGCGTTGCACACTATTTTCCCTCGTAACGAGTAG
- the fliJ gene encoding flagellar export protein FliJ: protein MKTQSPLVTLRELAQKDVEKAAGQLGQVRQAHQQAEQQLDMLLNYQDDYRQKLNSTMSSGMANNSWQNYQQFIRTLDSAIEQHRQQLSQWTSRLDLAMKTWQEKQQRLNAFEKLQDRELTRQLAKENKIEQKQMDEFAQRASQRKTES, encoded by the coding sequence ATGAAAACCCAGTCACCGCTGGTTACACTACGCGAACTGGCGCAAAAGGACGTTGAGAAAGCCGCAGGTCAATTAGGCCAGGTGCGTCAGGCTCATCAACAGGCTGAGCAGCAACTCGATATGCTGTTAAACTATCAGGATGACTATCGTCAAAAGTTAAATTCGACGATGTCCTCTGGTATGGCGAATAATAGTTGGCAAAATTATCAGCAGTTCATCCGAACGTTGGACAGTGCAATTGAGCAACACAGGCAACAACTCTCTCAATGGACATCACGTTTAGATTTAGCAATGAAAACCTGGCAAGAAAAACAGCAGAGATTGAATGCTTTTGAAAAACTGCAAGATCGTGAATTGACAAGACAGCTTGCAAAAGAGAATAAAATAGAACAAAAACAAATGGATGAATTTGCCCAACGGGCCTCACAGAGGAAAACAGAATCATGA
- the fliO gene encoding flagellar biosynthetic protein FliO — MATVSVSSPTSVASQQSTLVTGPPLTGSMLLTQVGSVLAGILLFILLIAWLARKLGFAPQTKQNKLLKVVSSCSVGQRERVVIVEVDNTWLVLGVTPQQITPLHTLPAQPTNDSSSVGDNKPADFNQLLKRVLKRPEKSE; from the coding sequence ATGGCAACCGTTTCAGTATCGTCCCCCACTTCAGTAGCAAGCCAACAATCAACTCTTGTTACTGGGCCACCACTTACTGGCAGCATGCTACTGACACAGGTCGGTAGCGTACTTGCCGGCATTTTGTTATTTATTCTACTCATTGCCTGGCTTGCCCGTAAACTCGGTTTTGCTCCGCAAACCAAACAAAACAAGTTGCTAAAAGTCGTATCCAGTTGCTCTGTCGGCCAACGCGAGCGTGTCGTTATTGTCGAAGTGGATAATACCTGGTTAGTATTAGGTGTTACTCCTCAGCAAATCACACCACTGCATACGCTCCCAGCACAACCAACCAATGACAGTTCATCTGTAGGCGATAATAAGCCGGCAGATTTTAATCAACTGTTAAAGAGAGTTTTAAAGCGTCCGGAAAAATCGGAATGA
- the fliN gene encoding flagellar motor switch protein FliN, which yields MSDTKKPSDDKESVDDLWADAFNEQQAAEKPAATTEGIFKSLEGHDPLGALQDIDLILDIPVKLTVELGRTKMTIKELLRLTQGSVVALDGLAGEPLDILINGYLIAQGEVVVVSDKYGVRITDIMTPSERMRRLSR from the coding sequence ATGAGTGACACCAAGAAACCGTCCGACGACAAGGAATCAGTGGACGATCTGTGGGCTGATGCATTTAACGAGCAGCAGGCTGCAGAAAAACCGGCCGCGACAACGGAAGGCATTTTTAAATCGCTAGAAGGTCATGACCCGCTGGGTGCCCTGCAAGATATCGATCTGATATTGGATATCCCGGTCAAACTTACCGTTGAGCTTGGCCGAACCAAAATGACGATAAAAGAACTCCTACGCTTGACTCAGGGATCTGTTGTTGCGCTTGATGGCTTAGCAGGTGAACCTCTGGATATCCTGATCAATGGCTACTTGATCGCTCAGGGAGAGGTCGTCGTCGTCTCTGACAAGTATGGCGTTCGTATTACCGATATCATGACACCTTCTGAACGCATGCGCCGCTTGAGTCGTTAA
- a CDS encoding flagellar hook-length control protein FliK encodes MNLSALPIAATTASETSSSSASLLTQGELPKDFVDLLSKRISQAADTSSKKTLDKVDEDALLNALGKDNTLLSRDDLNAFLSSFSSLTGVAVASNKQNPEIADQVKLKNIDKKDSDDSAGDAIAMQTLFAMLQTTPLPTQTAADTDSIATAAVNTGLNIPGLINAKRQSDILPSAALSSTDENGKSTLATLLGTSIVSDKGADLSRDLPHVTKQASSTSTESKDDVAKFSLAAPHSFAGDRNASESISTLGNSASQTTSPVVQAMHVQPATVGSTAPAPQVANAQLNAPFGSPQWQDALGQQIVMFSRNGQQTAELRLNPQELGPLHISLKIDDNQAQIHLVSANSQVRSALEAALPHLRNTMAESGINLGQSSVGSDSSAWQQQMASNNNDGNNRGPSYQQQFGHSSESTSESLNVPEQLKAMASSVNGVDIFA; translated from the coding sequence ATGAATCTGTCCGCACTACCTATAGCTGCTACCACTGCCAGTGAGACGAGCAGTTCCTCTGCTTCTTTGCTGACACAGGGTGAGCTGCCAAAAGATTTTGTTGATCTGTTGAGCAAACGCATATCACAAGCAGCTGATACATCGAGTAAAAAGACGCTTGACAAAGTGGACGAGGATGCTTTGTTAAATGCCTTGGGTAAGGATAATACTTTGCTCAGTCGTGACGATTTAAATGCCTTTCTTTCTTCATTCAGCTCTCTAACTGGGGTAGCCGTTGCGTCTAATAAGCAAAATCCAGAAATTGCTGATCAGGTGAAGTTGAAAAATATAGACAAAAAAGATAGCGACGATAGCGCAGGCGACGCGATTGCAATGCAGACACTGTTTGCGATGTTGCAAACAACGCCATTGCCTACGCAAACTGCCGCAGATACTGATAGTATCGCCACGGCAGCAGTAAACACCGGTTTAAACATTCCAGGACTCATTAACGCTAAACGCCAAAGTGATATCCTCCCATCTGCTGCATTAAGCAGCACAGATGAAAATGGCAAAAGTACTCTGGCAACGCTGCTAGGCACATCAATAGTGTCGGATAAAGGTGCTGACCTATCACGCGATCTTCCGCATGTAACTAAGCAGGCGTCGTCGACTTCGACCGAGTCTAAGGATGATGTGGCAAAATTCTCACTGGCTGCACCACATTCCTTTGCAGGCGATCGCAATGCATCTGAATCGATTTCCACTTTAGGTAATAGCGCGTCTCAAACAACGTCGCCTGTCGTTCAGGCTATGCACGTTCAGCCGGCAACGGTGGGAAGCACCGCTCCAGCCCCTCAGGTAGCAAACGCACAACTGAACGCACCGTTTGGCTCCCCACAGTGGCAAGACGCATTGGGGCAACAAATCGTTATGTTCAGTCGTAATGGTCAGCAGACCGCAGAATTGCGTTTAAATCCACAAGAACTTGGCCCCCTACACATCAGCCTAAAAATTGATGATAACCAGGCCCAAATTCACTTAGTTTCAGCAAACAGTCAGGTTCGCTCAGCGTTGGAGGCGGCATTGCCACATTTACGTAATACGATGGCAGAGAGCGGCATTAACCTTGGGCAAAGCAGTGTCGGCAGTGACTCATCAGCCTGGCAGCAGCAAATGGCTAGTAATAATAATGATGGCAACAACCGCGGCCCGTCTTACCAACAACAATTTGGTCATTCATCAGAAAGCACAAGTGAGTCATTAAACGTACCAGAACAGCTAAAAGCAATGGCATCATCAGTCAACGGTGTTGATATCTTTGCTTGA
- the fliL gene encoding flagellar basal body-associated protein FliL, with protein sequence MSDMQVRPGRKRSVWLILLIIVALAASAAAGATWWLLSQKNAATSEQEAPPPPEPVFMPLDTFTVNLVNADNDPDRVLYVGFTLRLPDEATRTRFTNYLPEVRSRLLLLLSRQDAIALANEQGKQKLIEQIKQVLSPPLVPGQPNQVVTDVLFTAFILR encoded by the coding sequence ATGTCTGATATGCAAGTTCGACCAGGACGTAAACGGTCTGTTTGGCTAATACTACTGATAATCGTTGCTCTCGCTGCGAGTGCTGCTGCGGGCGCCACCTGGTGGCTATTAAGTCAGAAAAATGCAGCTACGTCTGAGCAGGAAGCACCGCCACCGCCAGAGCCTGTTTTCATGCCACTGGATACCTTTACCGTTAATCTCGTCAATGCAGATAATGACCCTGACCGTGTATTATATGTAGGATTCACGCTGCGTTTGCCAGATGAAGCAACTCGCACGCGATTTACGAATTACCTGCCTGAAGTTCGCAGCAGGCTGTTACTATTGCTTTCTCGTCAGGACGCCATCGCGCTTGCCAATGAGCAAGGTAAACAGAAGCTGATAGAGCAAATCAAGCAAGTACTAAGCCCACCATTAGTTCCTGGTCAACCTAACCAGGTCGTCACTGATGTTCTGTTCACGGCCTTTATACTGCGGTAA